The Paenibacillus spongiae nucleotide sequence GGGAGAGCTTGACGCGAACGCGTTCCAGCATTTGCCTTACTTAGAGGAATTCAATGCGTCGCATAACACGCATATCGTGAGACTGGCGGATACGATCAACTATCCGGTCGGCATCTACTCCGACAAGATCAAGGATCTCTCCGAGCTGAAGGAAGGCGACGAACTCGGTCTGCCGAACGATCCGTCGAACGGAGCAAGAGCGCTTATTCTGTTCGAGAAAGCGGGCTTAATTAAGCTGAAAGAAGGCGTGGGCGCCAAAGCTACCGTTCGGGATATCGTAGAGAATCCGAAGAATTTGAAGTTCAGAGAGCTGGATGCCGCATTCCTTCCTAAGGCGTTGGGCGATCTGGCGGCTGCTATGGTCAATACGAACTTCGCTGTTGAGAACGGTCTGTCTCTGGACGAGGCGATCTATACCGAATCCAAGGATTCACCATGGGTGAACATTATCGCGGTTCGTGAGGCTGACAAGGACAA carries:
- a CDS encoding MetQ/NlpA family ABC transporter substrate-binding protein, which produces MKKSYASIVLGIVLVLLLAGCGSNANGDKNANANQPAEGQREKLKVGISSGPESEDVWKIVKENAAKDGVDIEVVVFNDYVQPNKVLEEGELDANAFQHLPYLEEFNASHNTHIVRLADTINYPVGIYSDKIKDLSELKEGDELGLPNDPSNGARALILFEKAGLIKLKEGVGAKATVRDIVENPKNLKFRELDAAFLPKALGDLAAAMVNTNFAVENGLSLDEAIYTESKDSPWVNIIAVREADKDKPIFQKLISYYQSDEVKKYVQEKYGEFQVPAW